One stretch of Nocardia mangyaensis DNA includes these proteins:
- a CDS encoding DUF4234 domain-containing protein, with protein sequence MTEPYESEKLPAPRETPHHPEPMPQAPPPSTTGFDALNQHPTQPYGDPRYVQPHPPANPGYAHLGFAPQPIYQPVPQAVPVVNVTQNNVGGGYLAVRRGPNHGLHLVLTLITCGLWAPVWILVVILDVMNRK encoded by the coding sequence ATGACTGAACCGTATGAGTCCGAAAAACTGCCCGCCCCCCGCGAAACGCCGCATCACCCCGAGCCGATGCCCCAGGCGCCCCCGCCGAGCACGACTGGCTTCGATGCGCTCAACCAGCACCCGACCCAGCCCTACGGCGACCCGCGGTACGTTCAGCCGCACCCGCCTGCGAACCCGGGGTACGCGCACCTCGGGTTCGCGCCGCAGCCGATCTATCAGCCTGTGCCCCAGGCTGTTCCGGTAGTGAACGTGACGCAGAACAACGTGGGAGGCGGGTACCTCGCGGTGCGCCGTGGACCCAACCACGGACTGCACCTGGTGCTTACCCTGATCACCTGCGGTTTGTGGGCACCGGTGTGGATCC
- a CDS encoding type I restriction endonuclease subunit R: MNENVGVSENQLEQMMVERLGDLHGWQPLTGTDIAPGRDLGRESWQDLVLQGRLLERMRQLNPGVPVEFLDQARAEVLAPKSQEAIEENFRLHQILINGYTGISYIDHLGVEQNPTIHFIGGQVEDNEFLAVRQVDVRSREHRRRFDVVLYLNGLPVVIVELKNPGSQSADLTSAHAQLATYLDEFPMAFRFTVLTVISDGVTARYGTPFTPLNHYSPWNVDDSGEPLAFGTRIEDEDAGIQLEYLVDGVLQTERFLQLQRDYVAFDKSPQGLQKRIAKPHQYFAVSKAVGCTIEAMRSNGKAGVVWHTQGSGKSMEMELYTHLVGTKPQLKNPTIVLVTDRTELDGQLFAAFSKSTLLQEDPKQIGSRAELRTALADRQTGGILFTTLQKFGLSKQEKKESGLKHPLVSDRRNVIVIVDEAHRSHYDDLDGYAAHLKSALPNATLIAFTGTPISFEDRNTRHVFGEYIDIYDLARAVDDGATVRVVFEPRLPEVKVAAEVTDAEIDGAADAAVVGLDDIERRSIEQSVTVLNALYGAPERLKKVAKDLVEHWKNRRAVMDEYIGGHGKALIVCATREIAANLYEQIIALEPDWESDALEQGVVKVVYSGSAKDPQPIQKHVRRESQIKTITNRLKDEKDPLELVIVQNMLLTGFDAPPLHTLYLDRPIQGALLMQTLARVNRTFAGKQDGLVVAYAPIADNLEAALKEYTRTAGREQPVQSTPDQVIELTQQLVAQLDALCAGYPWWTKLTEKPGQFMRAVTGTLEYLRDPTTPGNQVPTGEPTLADRFRDLANQLSRAWAVSRGSENLTDLRPKIQFYEQVRVWMAKYDAEQRKAEGRPLPADIKRALDKLLADSTASGQIIDIYAAAGMPKPSLTDLTDDFAQQAREAEHPHLAIEALRDALTAEVRHTTRNNLVRQKAFSERLRELMNKYTNQQLTSAQVISELIKLAREAAKERDRGATFNPRLDEDELAFYDAVHENESAVIELGDDMLGDIARELVAVMKRDVKTDWTVRDDVRAKLRSTIKRLLRKYGYPPDKQIAAIRQVIDQMEVLAPKYVEDKRPDMS; the protein is encoded by the coding sequence ATGAACGAGAATGTCGGTGTTAGCGAGAACCAGCTCGAGCAGATGATGGTCGAGCGGTTGGGGGATTTGCACGGGTGGCAGCCGTTGACTGGCACCGACATTGCCCCTGGTCGGGATCTGGGCCGGGAGTCCTGGCAGGATCTGGTGTTGCAGGGGCGACTGTTGGAGCGGATGCGCCAACTGAATCCCGGCGTGCCGGTGGAGTTTTTGGATCAGGCGCGGGCGGAGGTGTTGGCGCCGAAGTCGCAGGAGGCGATCGAGGAAAACTTTCGGCTGCACCAGATCCTGATCAACGGGTACACCGGGATCAGTTACATCGATCATCTTGGGGTGGAACAGAATCCGACCATCCACTTCATCGGTGGACAGGTCGAGGACAACGAGTTTCTCGCGGTTCGTCAGGTCGATGTCCGCTCGCGCGAGCACCGGCGGCGATTCGATGTGGTGCTCTACCTCAACGGTCTGCCGGTGGTGATCGTCGAGTTGAAGAACCCTGGTTCACAGTCTGCCGACCTGACGTCCGCGCACGCCCAGTTGGCGACCTATCTCGATGAGTTCCCGATGGCGTTCCGGTTCACCGTTCTCACCGTGATCAGCGACGGTGTCACCGCCCGCTACGGCACCCCGTTCACCCCGCTGAACCACTATTCGCCGTGGAATGTCGACGACAGCGGGGAACCGCTGGCGTTCGGTACCCGCATCGAGGACGAGGACGCCGGCATCCAGTTGGAGTACCTGGTCGACGGGGTGCTCCAGACCGAACGATTCCTGCAATTGCAGCGCGACTACGTCGCCTTCGACAAGTCCCCGCAAGGTCTGCAGAAGCGAATTGCCAAGCCGCACCAGTACTTCGCGGTCTCCAAGGCCGTCGGCTGCACCATCGAGGCGATGCGCAGCAACGGCAAGGCCGGTGTCGTCTGGCACACGCAGGGGTCGGGTAAGTCGATGGAGATGGAGCTCTATACCCATCTCGTCGGGACCAAGCCGCAGTTGAAGAACCCGACCATCGTGCTTGTCACCGACCGCACCGAACTCGATGGTCAGCTGTTCGCCGCTTTCTCGAAATCGACACTGCTACAAGAAGACCCGAAGCAGATCGGCAGCCGCGCAGAACTGCGGACCGCGCTCGCGGACCGGCAGACCGGCGGGATCCTGTTCACGACGCTGCAGAAGTTCGGGTTGTCCAAGCAGGAGAAGAAGGAGTCCGGGCTAAAGCACCCGCTGGTGTCGGACCGGCGCAACGTGATCGTGATCGTCGACGAGGCCCATCGCAGCCATTACGACGACCTCGACGGATACGCCGCGCACCTGAAGTCCGCGCTGCCCAACGCGACACTGATCGCGTTCACCGGCACCCCGATCTCGTTCGAGGACCGCAACACTCGCCATGTCTTCGGCGAGTACATCGACATCTACGACCTCGCCCGCGCTGTCGATGACGGCGCGACCGTGCGGGTCGTCTTCGAACCGCGGCTACCCGAGGTGAAGGTCGCCGCAGAGGTCACCGATGCCGAGATCGACGGTGCCGCCGACGCCGCGGTGGTCGGCTTGGACGACATCGAACGCCGCAGCATCGAACAGTCGGTGACCGTGCTCAACGCCCTCTACGGGGCTCCCGAGCGGTTGAAGAAGGTCGCCAAGGACCTCGTCGAGCACTGGAAAAACCGCCGCGCGGTCATGGACGAGTACATCGGCGGCCACGGCAAAGCATTGATCGTGTGCGCCACCCGCGAGATCGCGGCCAACCTCTACGAGCAGATCATCGCGCTCGAACCCGACTGGGAATCGGACGCACTGGAACAAGGCGTGGTCAAGGTCGTGTACTCCGGCAGCGCCAAGGACCCTCAACCGATCCAGAAGCACGTGCGCCGCGAGTCGCAGATCAAGACGATCACCAACCGGCTCAAAGACGAGAAGGACCCGCTCGAGCTGGTGATCGTGCAGAACATGCTGCTCACCGGATTCGACGCCCCGCCACTGCACACCCTCTACCTCGACCGGCCGATCCAAGGCGCGCTGCTTATGCAGACCCTGGCCCGAGTGAACCGAACCTTCGCCGGAAAACAGGACGGCCTTGTCGTCGCGTACGCGCCGATCGCCGACAACCTGGAAGCCGCGCTCAAGGAATACACCCGCACCGCAGGTCGCGAACAGCCCGTCCAATCGACACCTGACCAAGTCATCGAGCTCACCCAGCAATTGGTCGCCCAGCTGGACGCCCTGTGCGCCGGATATCCGTGGTGGACGAAGCTCACCGAAAAGCCGGGGCAGTTCATGCGCGCCGTCACGGGCACCCTCGAGTACCTGCGCGATCCCACCACGCCCGGCAACCAGGTCCCCACCGGTGAGCCGACCCTCGCCGACCGGTTCCGCGACCTCGCCAACCAACTCAGCCGCGCCTGGGCAGTGAGCCGAGGATCGGAAAACCTGACCGACCTGCGACCCAAAATCCAGTTCTACGAACAAGTCCGGGTCTGGATGGCCAAATACGATGCCGAACAACGCAAAGCCGAAGGCCGACCACTACCCGCCGACATCAAACGCGCCCTCGACAAACTCCTCGCCGACTCCACCGCCTCTGGCCAGATCATCGACATCTACGCCGCAGCGGGCATGCCCAAACCGTCCCTGACCGACCTCACCGACGACTTCGCGCAGCAAGCACGCGAAGCCGAACACCCCCACCTGGCCATCGAAGCCCTCCGCGACGCCCTGACCGCCGAGGTCCGCCACACCACCCGCAACAACCTCGTCCGTCAGAAGGCCTTCTCCGAACGCCTGCGCGAACTGATGAACAAGTACACCAACCAACAACTCACCTCAGCCCAGGTCATCTCCGAACTGATCAAACTCGCCCGCGAAGCGGCTAAGGAACGCGACCGCGGCGCGACCTTCAACCCGCGACTGGACGAAGACGAACTCGCCTTCTACGACGCCGTCCATGAAAACGAATCCGCCGTCATCGAATTGGGCGACGACATGCTCGGCGACATCGCCCGCGAGCTGGTCGCCGTGATGAAGCGGGACGTGAAAACCGACTGGACCGTCCGCGACGACGTCCGCGCCAAACTGCGCTCCACCATCAAACGCCTACTCCGCAAGTACGGCTACCCACCGGACAAGCAGATCGCGGCCATTCGCCAGGTCATCGACCAAATGGAGGTACTGGCACCGAAGTACGTGGAGGACAAGCGGCCCGACATGTCGTGA
- a CDS encoding restriction endonuclease subunit S, translating into MPRSRYRLGDLIEVKHGFAFPGQGFSEDPSLPTLVTPGNFSIGGGFRETKAKTFAENYPAEYELSAGDLIVTMTDLSRSGDTLGYPAVVPRTGRYLHNQRIGLVRVSDTSKLDLSFLNYYMRTSAYRAHILGTATGSTVRHTSPSRICEFMADIPELAEQRAIAEVLGALDDKIAANNRTSAISSDLAATLFQSALGRPATTSLSSIRTLSAERVLTYGDGYRTKRSEHGEPGMRIVRAGDIRDGRLVLSGDDFVSSEYSRSVGAKSCQAGDIVLTTKGTVGRVATVQNGITPSVYSPQLCYFRVSDDQMSLQPWFAEWFRSADRIRQTDIAMHKSDMAPYVNLQDIGSLQVPVPTADSHGPVIEQLGSLHRLVHGTARENEVLARTRDELLPLLMSGKLRVKDAEKKVEAIA; encoded by the coding sequence ATGCCTAGGTCACGCTATCGCCTTGGCGACCTTATCGAAGTAAAGCACGGGTTCGCATTTCCCGGACAAGGGTTTAGCGAAGATCCCAGCCTGCCAACCTTGGTCACCCCTGGAAATTTTTCCATTGGCGGCGGATTCAGGGAAACAAAAGCAAAGACATTCGCAGAAAATTACCCTGCCGAGTATGAATTATCAGCGGGTGACCTGATTGTCACTATGACGGATTTGAGTCGCAGCGGCGACACACTTGGATATCCCGCAGTGGTGCCCAGAACTGGCCGATATCTCCATAATCAGCGCATTGGCCTAGTTCGCGTTTCCGACACATCAAAGCTAGACTTGAGCTTTCTCAACTATTATATGAGAACGTCGGCCTATCGAGCGCACATACTGGGTACCGCGACCGGAAGCACCGTTCGCCACACCAGTCCTTCGCGAATCTGCGAATTTATGGCGGACATTCCCGAGTTGGCAGAGCAGCGGGCGATTGCGGAGGTGTTGGGGGCGCTCGATGACAAGATCGCCGCCAACAACCGCACCTCTGCAATTTCCTCAGATCTCGCTGCGACACTGTTCCAATCAGCACTTGGACGTCCCGCTACGACCAGTCTGTCCAGCATCCGCACGCTCTCAGCTGAGCGGGTGCTGACATACGGCGACGGCTACCGTACGAAACGATCCGAGCATGGTGAGCCGGGGATGCGGATTGTGCGTGCTGGCGACATTCGGGATGGCCGTTTGGTACTGAGTGGCGACGACTTCGTCAGCAGCGAGTATTCGCGCAGTGTTGGCGCCAAATCCTGCCAGGCTGGCGACATCGTCCTCACGACCAAAGGCACAGTTGGACGGGTCGCCACCGTCCAGAATGGCATCACGCCCAGCGTGTATAGCCCGCAACTCTGCTACTTCCGAGTGAGCGATGACCAGATGTCGCTGCAGCCGTGGTTTGCGGAGTGGTTTCGCAGCGCTGACAGGATTCGCCAGACTGATATCGCCATGCACAAGAGCGATATGGCACCCTACGTTAACCTCCAGGATATTGGTTCCCTTCAGGTTCCCGTACCTACGGCCGATTCGCACGGGCCGGTAATCGAACAGCTTGGCTCGCTGCACCGACTGGTTCATGGGACCGCACGAGAAAATGAGGTTCTTGCGCGCACTCGCGATGAACTCCTTCCCCTGCTCATGTCCGGAAAGCTCCGCGTCAAAGATGCGGAAAAGAAAGTGGAAGCGATAGCCTGA
- a CDS encoding type I restriction-modification system subunit M: MPPRTRKADVAQAPSTMKELKDTLWKAADKLRGSLSAAQYKDVILGLVFLKYVSDAYDERREVLRTELGGDDVDPVQLEMDLDDPDEYQGYGVFLVPETAHWDYLSKFAKGRNEAGASPKSVGLLIDEAMDAIMAANESLLGTLPRIYNRDNIDQRRLGELVDLFNSAKFSRHGNQKARDLMGEVYEYFLGNFARAEGKRGGEFFTPPSVVRTIVEVLEPSRGRIYDPCCGSGGMFVQSEKFVEYRHGDAQDLAVYGQEAIEETWRLAKMNLAIHGMDNKGLGARWGDTFARDQHPNVAMDYVMTNPPFNIKDWTRNIEDPRWVFGVPPANNANYAWIQHVLYKLAPNGSAGVVMANGSMSSNSNGEGDIRARIVEADLVSCMVAMPTQLFRSTGIPVCVWFFAKDKKAGRGGAMDRTGEVLFIDARELGYMVDRAERALSDGPNGDITKIADTYHAWRGTRSAAAKGLKYEDVPGFCKSATLDEIKDAEYSLTPGRFVGAAESTSDQEPLHEKVERLESDLKSALDESERLSAKVREQIGRVYA, from the coding sequence GTGCCCCCGAGGACGAGGAAAGCCGATGTGGCGCAAGCACCGTCGACCATGAAGGAGCTCAAGGACACGCTGTGGAAAGCGGCCGACAAACTCCGTGGCTCGCTGTCGGCAGCCCAGTACAAGGACGTGATCCTCGGTCTGGTGTTCCTCAAGTACGTCTCAGACGCCTACGACGAACGCCGTGAAGTCCTGCGTACCGAACTCGGTGGCGACGACGTGGATCCCGTGCAACTGGAGATGGACCTCGACGATCCCGACGAATACCAGGGGTACGGGGTGTTCCTGGTCCCCGAGACCGCGCACTGGGACTACCTGTCGAAGTTCGCGAAGGGCCGCAACGAGGCTGGTGCGTCGCCGAAGTCGGTCGGCTTGCTCATCGACGAGGCGATGGACGCGATCATGGCCGCCAACGAGTCGCTGCTCGGTACCCTCCCCCGCATCTACAACCGCGACAACATCGACCAACGCCGCCTGGGTGAGCTGGTCGACCTGTTCAACAGCGCCAAGTTCAGCCGCCACGGCAACCAGAAGGCCCGCGACCTGATGGGCGAGGTCTACGAGTACTTCCTCGGAAACTTCGCCCGCGCCGAAGGCAAACGCGGCGGCGAGTTCTTCACCCCGCCCAGCGTGGTCCGCACGATCGTCGAGGTGCTCGAACCGAGTCGAGGCCGCATCTACGACCCTTGCTGCGGATCGGGCGGCATGTTCGTACAGTCGGAGAAATTCGTCGAGTACCGCCACGGCGATGCCCAGGACCTCGCCGTCTACGGCCAGGAAGCCATCGAGGAAACCTGGCGGCTGGCGAAGATGAACCTAGCCATCCACGGCATGGACAACAAGGGCCTCGGAGCCCGCTGGGGCGATACCTTCGCCCGCGACCAACACCCCAACGTAGCCATGGACTACGTCATGACCAACCCTCCGTTCAACATCAAGGACTGGACCCGCAATATTGAAGACCCCCGCTGGGTCTTCGGCGTCCCCCCGGCCAACAACGCCAACTACGCCTGGATCCAGCATGTGCTCTACAAGTTGGCGCCGAACGGGTCGGCCGGCGTGGTGATGGCGAACGGGTCGATGTCATCGAACTCCAACGGAGAAGGTGACATTCGCGCACGGATCGTGGAGGCGGATCTGGTGTCGTGCATGGTCGCCATGCCCACCCAGCTGTTCCGGTCGACCGGAATTCCGGTGTGTGTGTGGTTCTTCGCCAAGGACAAGAAGGCCGGGCGCGGTGGAGCTATGGACCGGACCGGGGAGGTGTTGTTCATCGACGCCCGCGAGCTCGGGTACATGGTGGACCGGGCCGAGCGGGCATTGTCTGACGGGCCCAACGGGGACATCACGAAGATCGCGGACACCTATCACGCATGGCGAGGGACGCGCTCAGCGGCAGCCAAGGGTTTGAAGTATGAAGATGTCCCAGGATTCTGCAAGTCGGCAACCTTAGATGAGATCAAGGATGCGGAGTACTCGCTGACGCCCGGAAGGTTTGTCGGCGCCGCAGAATCAACCTCCGATCAGGAGCCGCTTCATGAGAAGGTAGAGAGACTGGAAAGCGATCTCAAAAGCGCTCTCGACGAATCTGAACGCTTGTCAGCCAAGGTTCGAGAACAGATCGGGAGGGTTTATGCCTAG